A genomic region of Candidatus Limnocylindrales bacterium contains the following coding sequences:
- a CDS encoding FG-GAP-like repeat-containing protein, with product MSEIQNSIPTKSGVLVLVMGLWVLPIPLAYAGGPMIFNTAGVPYRWNTQNSIPYRTDLGNLGSLSNATATNLVDMVFQRWAAVSTATLSFTRVGNIFHPSTQQPTDVNRSNFPIFLSSNSPLGENIVVFDADGKIFDTLFGVNSGILGFAGPTWLEGDNIVEGQVFLNGAYLDGNSSNGEVSQVEFEAVIFHELGHFNNLDHAQINGFKYKAGLAPAPSVETMFPVLLTVEQRFPAKDDEVALSSLYPTSSFTSTTGTITGTIFNLTPGGKMAFTGANVIARNVADPWNDAVSQVSGATKIPAGVYTLSGLTPGASYTVEIQPIDPSFTQGSSVGPLDPPVPLPGPSEFYNGSNESSTDPPDNPKDYTTIQVSAGVVVSGVDILINTGIPQPGLTPTPVPTATSKPPSGATPTPTVTPTPVGTSEPPIPEPTPTPVPTPITPPANPTSTPIAWGSPGDIPLPGDYDGDHKADVAVWQPITGIWYLLMSGNNSPFTQFWGLRGDKPVPGDYDGDKRTDLAVWRPSTGTWYIQNFQGGVRMEVLGRSSDIPVPGDYDGDGIDDIVLFRPSLGGWGIKPSGGGGLLQVQWGLPGDIPVPADYDGDGKIDIAVWRPSNGTWYILLSRGGSEIIAWGLKGDIPVPADYDGDGMTDLGVWRPGDGSWYLLFSKGGYRITPWGQNQDIPVPADYDGDGKADLAYWRPSTGSWFILPSSTGGP from the coding sequence ATGTCCGAAATCCAAAATTCCATCCCAACCAAATCCGGTGTATTGGTTTTAGTGATGGGTTTATGGGTTCTACCTATCCCCTTAGCCTATGCCGGCGGACCCATGATTTTTAACACTGCCGGTGTACCCTATAGGTGGAACACGCAGAATTCGATTCCCTACCGAACGGATTTAGGGAATTTGGGCTCTTTAAGTAATGCCACCGCAACAAATCTGGTTGATATGGTTTTTCAAAGGTGGGCGGCGGTCTCTACAGCTACTTTATCTTTTACTCGGGTCGGTAACATCTTTCATCCTTCTACCCAACAACCCACCGATGTTAACAGATCGAATTTCCCTATTTTTTTATCTTCAAACAGTCCCCTGGGGGAGAATATTGTGGTTTTTGATGCAGATGGAAAAATTTTTGACACGCTCTTTGGGGTTAACTCGGGTATATTAGGATTTGCAGGACCCACCTGGCTTGAAGGAGATAATATTGTTGAGGGACAGGTTTTTCTCAACGGGGCCTATCTGGACGGAAATTCATCCAACGGAGAAGTGTCTCAGGTGGAGTTTGAGGCGGTTATTTTCCATGAGTTAGGGCACTTCAACAATCTGGACCATGCCCAAATCAATGGATTCAAGTACAAGGCAGGCTTGGCGCCGGCCCCTTCGGTTGAGACTATGTTCCCTGTTCTTTTAACCGTTGAGCAGAGATTTCCTGCTAAAGATGATGAAGTCGCCTTATCGTCACTTTACCCGACCTCCTCCTTTACTTCAACCACAGGAACTATTACCGGGACCATTTTTAATCTGACTCCCGGGGGAAAGATGGCGTTTACCGGAGCGAACGTTATCGCCAGAAACGTTGCTGATCCCTGGAATGATGCAGTTTCCCAAGTTTCTGGAGCCACAAAAATTCCTGCCGGGGTTTATACCCTGAGCGGACTAACACCGGGAGCCAGCTATACTGTTGAAATTCAACCGATTGATCCATCTTTTACCCAGGGTTCCAGTGTAGGTCCTTTAGATCCTCCGGTTCCGTTACCGGGTCCTTCAGAATTTTATAATGGCTCCAACGAATCCAGCACCGACCCTCCGGATAATCCCAAGGATTATACAACCATACAGGTTTCAGCCGGAGTTGTTGTAAGTGGAGTGGATATTTTGATTAATACGGGAATCCCACAACCCGGTCTTACCCCTACGCCGGTTCCCACGGCGACTTCAAAACCACCCTCTGGAGCAACACCGACCCCAACGGTAACGCCAACTCCGGTGGGCACGTCGGAACCTCCTATACCGGAACCCACTCCAACCCCGGTCCCAACTCCCATAACTCCTCCTGCAAATCCAACCTCAACTCCCATAGCCTGGGGAAGTCCTGGGGATATTCCCTTACCGGGGGATTACGACGGAGATCATAAAGCAGATGTAGCCGTGTGGCAACCCATTACGGGCATTTGGTACCTTCTTATGAGTGGAAATAACAGTCCTTTTACTCAGTTCTGGGGTTTAAGAGGTGATAAGCCTGTACCGGGGGATTATGATGGAGATAAGCGGACAGATCTGGCAGTTTGGCGGCCTTCCACAGGAACCTGGTATATCCAGAACTTCCAGGGTGGGGTTCGGATGGAGGTGTTGGGAAGATCTTCCGATATTCCGGTTCCTGGAGATTACGATGGAGATGGAATAGACGATATAGTTCTTTTCAGACCTTCCTTGGGGGGATGGGGTATAAAACCTTCCGGTGGAGGGGGTCTCCTCCAGGTACAGTGGGGGTTACCTGGAGATATTCCGGTTCCGGCAGACTATGATGGGGATGGAAAGATCGATATTGCCGTCTGGCGGCCCAGTAATGGAACCTGGTATATTCTCCTCTCCAGAGGAGGTTCCGAAATCATTGCCTGGGGTCTAAAGGGAGATATACCGGTTCCGGCAGATTATGATGGGGATGGGATGACAGATCTAGGGGTCTGGCGACCCGGTGATGGAAGCTGGTACCTTCTCTTCTCAAAGGGGGGCTATCGTATAACCCCCTGGGGACAGAACCAGGATATTCCGGTTCCGGCAGACTATGATGGGGATGGAAAAGCAGACCTGGCTTATTGGCGGCCTTCCACGGGAAGCTGGTTTATTCTCCCATCTTCCACAGGAGGTCCTTAA
- a CDS encoding ABC transporter permease has product MNNPPSQYLHLPTAPRPRVSGLPRLRAPASPHSNSSWLDWVTGLGYLFLYTPILILIVFSFNNSRFNVVWKGFTLDWYIKLFEDTKILEALKVSLIVALVSTAISLVIGTLTAWAMYRYSFKGKRILEGVLYLPIIIPDIVMGISLTLFFVLIKFQLGMASIIIAHVAFNISFVMVVVRARLQGLDRTLEEAAMDLGADEVTTFFKVTLPLLSPGLVAAALLAFTLSFDDFVISFFTAGVGATPLPVQIYSMVKLGVSPVVNAISTLVLVISFILVTLAEKLQRK; this is encoded by the coding sequence ATGAATAATCCGCCTTCCCAGTATCTCCACCTCCCCACCGCCCCGCGTCCCCGCGTCTCCGGGCTCCCGCGTCTCCGGGCTCCCGCGTCTCCACATTCCAATAGCTCCTGGCTGGATTGGGTTACCGGGTTGGGATACCTTTTTCTCTATACCCCCATTCTGATTCTCATAGTTTTTTCTTTTAATAACTCCAGGTTCAATGTGGTCTGGAAAGGATTTACGCTAGACTGGTATATCAAGCTCTTTGAGGACACAAAGATTCTAGAGGCTCTTAAGGTGAGCCTTATTGTGGCGCTGGTTTCTACGGCCATTTCCCTTGTAATCGGAACCCTTACGGCCTGGGCGATGTACCGGTATTCCTTTAAAGGAAAGAGAATTCTGGAGGGTGTGCTCTATCTCCCAATTATTATTCCGGATATTGTTATGGGCATTTCCCTGACCCTGTTTTTTGTTTTGATCAAATTTCAATTAGGGATGGCCTCCATCATCATCGCCCATGTAGCATTCAACATCTCCTTTGTCATGGTGGTTGTTCGAGCGCGTCTTCAAGGTTTAGATCGAACTTTGGAAGAGGCCGCCATGGATTTAGGGGCCGATGAAGTAACGACCTTTTTTAAGGTTACCCTTCCTTTACTTTCGCCGGGTCTTGTGGCTGCGGCCCTTTTGGCCTTTACTTTATCCTTCGACGACTTTGTAATCTCTTTTTTTACGGCGGGAGTTGGCGCAACCCCATTGCCGGTTCAAATTTATTCCATGGTCAAATTAGGGGTTTCGCCCGTGGTAAACGCTATTAGTACCCTGGTACTGGTAATATCGTTTATTTTGGTCACCCTGGCCGAGAAACTTCAAAGGAAGTAA
- a CDS encoding toll/interleukin-1 receptor domain-containing protein gives MGREKVTEAIKRCKVFILMLSKVSIKSPHVINGVAQAIEFGKPILPVYLEPVEIPEPLQTYLIGTQPIKLYQGNEKENFQAMLEALARLGVNMGDLEKPEEGTALLVG, from the coding sequence ATGGGAAGGGAAAAAGTCACGGAAGCCATCAAAAGATGCAAAGTGTTTATCCTTATGCTCTCAAAAGTGTCGATTAAATCCCCGCATGTGATTAATGGAGTAGCCCAGGCCATAGAATTCGGTAAACCTATTCTACCGGTTTATTTAGAACCCGTCGAGATCCCAGAACCCTTACAGACTTATCTGATAGGTACACAGCCTATCAAACTTTATCAAGGAAATGAGAAGGAGAATTTTCAGGCCATGCTAGAGGCCCTGGCTCGGTTAGGAGTAAACATGGGAGATCTGGAAAAACCCGAAGAGGGGACGGCCTTGCTGGTGGGTTAA
- a CDS encoding DUF2227 family putative metal-binding protein produces MTGREHYIAGIATSILVGMASYMSHGNKSIAYLISAAGIISTTFLDPDLDMAENALINRKYTPSVVKRWGFFKFIWLPYGYVFRHRSVFTHFPFLSDLIRLLYLFVVVFLPIDLTLFNLSLTSKLKTLHLKPNEILAVWLGMGSSTAVHYLTDLVTTEFFTDERPPKQLPHYPRYPEKPIPYYRHQDKDPKHPS; encoded by the coding sequence ATGACCGGCAGAGAACATTATATTGCGGGGATTGCCACCAGTATTCTGGTCGGTATGGCTTCTTATATGTCCCACGGCAATAAATCCATCGCCTATCTTATTTCTGCAGCCGGAATTATTTCGACAACCTTTCTGGATCCAGATCTGGATATGGCGGAAAACGCCCTTATTAATCGAAAATATACCCCAAGTGTCGTAAAACGTTGGGGATTTTTCAAATTTATCTGGTTGCCCTACGGTTATGTGTTTCGACATCGGTCTGTATTTACCCATTTTCCGTTCCTTAGTGATCTCATCCGTCTCTTGTATTTATTTGTGGTCGTTTTTCTCCCCATTGACCTGACTTTATTTAATCTTTCCTTAACTTCCAAACTCAAAACCCTCCATCTCAAACCTAACGAGATCCTGGCCGTCTGGCTGGGTATGGGGAGTTCTACGGCCGTACATTACCTCACCGATCTAGTCACAACCGAGTTTTTCACAGATGAAAGACCCCCTAAACAACTCCCCCATTATCCTCGATATCCAGAAAAACCTATCCCTTATTACCGCCATCAGGATAAAGATCCTAAACATCCCTCGTAG
- a CDS encoding tetratricopeptide repeat protein translates to MSAKRFGFLEAAMQRLTKGRGKAAPDKETDKYEAALKENPNNTEALNALGDIYAKQGLNDKAKEYYVRAGRLFAEDGFTLKAIAVYKKAQRTKPDSADTYIELANLYVQKGLIGDAKLNYMTAGELLRQAGAMKESLDVFRKAVDLDPENITLHLKLAEQYEKSRFVEEASGLYLDIAHKYIHQGMISEGAELYKKVISIQPENVDLQFELVYLYLNQNLLEEGIGLLEKIQEQYSHSIPILEKIAEAYSRIRKLDKAARIYQRLVELDPSNKVYRSRLGLPTPFDQSPQEEITDLTQIADLEPGSLNFGEEPPLLQFEPVEPASQTRGTPDQTLEWNPPTVKKESDDLSGVDLPEGVSLVSAAPEPPTSTPPPGETNSGYFDLAARLDTSLKISQEYEVQMTQNPSDSKIQIKVDAVNRVGGDNVGDIIKEFKKSVLDEVGEEDYETHYELGIAYKEMNLLDDAIEEFKLAALSPAKYMECSSMIGLCLAEKGEYDQAIAHLKEALEKSGFDPEQYLNIRYELARIYEEAGQPDQALKLYKEIYQVNPQFMDVAQRLTQLAS, encoded by the coding sequence ATGTCGGCTAAAAGGTTTGGGTTTTTGGAAGCAGCCATGCAGAGGTTAACCAAAGGTAGAGGCAAGGCTGCTCCAGACAAGGAAACGGACAAATATGAAGCAGCTTTAAAGGAAAATCCTAATAATACCGAAGCATTGAATGCTTTGGGAGATATTTATGCCAAGCAGGGACTCAATGATAAAGCCAAGGAATATTATGTAAGGGCCGGCAGATTATTTGCCGAAGATGGATTTACTTTGAAAGCCATTGCCGTCTATAAAAAAGCTCAACGTACCAAGCCTGATTCGGCGGATACTTATATAGAACTGGCCAATTTGTATGTCCAAAAAGGACTCATCGGAGATGCTAAATTAAACTATATGACGGCCGGAGAGCTCCTGCGTCAGGCAGGCGCTATGAAAGAGTCCTTGGATGTATTTCGAAAAGCCGTTGATTTAGATCCTGAAAATATCACCCTCCATTTAAAGTTGGCAGAACAATACGAAAAGAGTCGCTTTGTCGAAGAAGCCAGCGGACTTTATTTGGATATCGCCCATAAGTATATCCATCAAGGAATGATCAGTGAAGGGGCCGAACTCTATAAAAAAGTCATCAGCATACAACCGGAAAATGTAGATCTCCAATTTGAACTGGTTTATCTGTACCTTAATCAGAATCTTTTGGAGGAAGGTATCGGCCTGTTGGAGAAAATCCAGGAACAATACAGCCACTCTATCCCAATCCTTGAAAAGATTGCAGAAGCTTACAGTCGGATAAGAAAACTGGATAAGGCAGCCCGTATTTACCAACGCCTCGTGGAACTGGATCCCTCGAATAAGGTGTATCGGAGTAGGCTGGGTTTGCCGACCCCATTCGATCAGTCCCCACAGGAAGAGATTACCGATCTGACCCAGATTGCAGACCTAGAACCTGGGTCTTTAAACTTTGGTGAAGAACCCCCCTTATTACAATTCGAACCTGTAGAACCGGCTTCCCAAACAAGGGGAACCCCAGATCAAACCCTTGAATGGAACCCTCCTACAGTAAAAAAAGAATCTGATGATCTCTCCGGAGTAGATCTTCCAGAAGGTGTCTCTTTAGTTTCTGCTGCCCCTGAACCCCCAACGTCAACCCCTCCTCCCGGGGAAACAAATTCTGGCTATTTTGACCTGGCAGCCCGATTGGACACTTCCCTTAAAATCAGCCAGGAATATGAAGTACAGATGACCCAGAATCCTTCCGACTCCAAGATTCAGATCAAGGTAGATGCTGTTAATCGGGTCGGAGGTGACAATGTGGGGGATATTATCAAAGAATTTAAAAAAAGTGTCCTGGACGAGGTGGGTGAGGAAGACTATGAGACCCACTATGAATTAGGTATTGCCTACAAAGAAATGAACCTGCTGGATGATGCCATCGAAGAATTCAAATTGGCTGCTTTATCTCCGGCTAAATATATGGAATGTTCCAGTATGATAGGTCTGTGTCTGGCCGAAAAGGGGGAATATGACCAGGCTATTGCCCATCTGAAAGAGGCTTTGGAAAAAAGTGGGTTCGATCCAGAGCAATATCTTAATATTCGCTATGAACTGGCCCGAATCTATGAAGAAGCAGGTCAACCGGATCAGGCCCTCAAGCTTTATAAGGAAATCTATCAGGTTAATCCCCAGTTTATGGATGTGGCCCAACGCCTGACCCAACTGGCTTCCTAA
- a CDS encoding (2Fe-2S)-binding protein, with product MSKKVQVQARINGEEVEFLCEPRQSLLEVLRDELGLTGSKEGCNNGNCGACNVIMDGVLVNSCLVLGVEIQGKEITTIEGLAGPEKLHPLQQKFLEYAALQCGICTPGFIVASKALLDKNPHPTEQEVRYWLAGNLCRCTGYDKIVRAVLAAAEVDHEGRR from the coding sequence ATGTCTAAAAAAGTGCAAGTACAGGCGCGAATTAATGGGGAAGAAGTAGAATTTCTCTGTGAACCTCGTCAGAGCCTGTTAGAAGTACTCCGAGATGAACTGGGTCTTACGGGAAGCAAAGAAGGCTGTAATAACGGGAATTGTGGGGCCTGCAATGTCATCATGGATGGTGTGCTGGTGAATTCCTGCCTGGTCTTGGGAGTAGAAATCCAGGGAAAAGAAATCACCACCATCGAAGGGCTGGCCGGACCCGAGAAGTTGCACCCCCTACAGCAGAAATTTCTGGAATATGCGGCTCTACAATGTGGAATTTGTACGCCGGGCTTCATTGTTGCGTCCAAAGCGCTCCTGGATAAAAATCCACACCCTACCGAACAAGAAGTAAGGTATTGGTTAGCGGGGAATCTGTGTCGATGTACCGGTTACGATAAAATTGTCCGGGCCGTTTTAGCTGCCGCTGAAGTCGACCATGAAGGAAGAAGATGA
- a CDS encoding xanthine dehydrogenase family protein subunit M, with protein sequence MQAFDYASARTVDEAVSLLAQHGERARILAGGTDIIVQVREGRRSVDLLLDIKKIPEVNQLSYDPINGLRIGAAVPCYKIYEQAEIATAYPGLIDAVSLIGGIQIQGRATLGGNLCNASPAADTIPALIVLQATCLIAGPQGTREVPVERFCTGPGRTILQRGEFLLSFHLPPPQKHSGARYLRFIPRNEMDIAVVGVGASAVLNEAHTRFVSARIALGAVAPTPLLAVEAGEILAGKEISEENIQRAAEAAQAIARPISDMRGTAAYRRHLVGVLTRRALQGAIQRAKKEA encoded by the coding sequence TTGCAAGCATTCGATTATGCTTCCGCGCGGACAGTGGACGAAGCAGTTTCTTTACTTGCTCAACACGGAGAGAGGGCGCGTATTCTCGCGGGTGGAACCGACATTATCGTTCAGGTTCGAGAAGGGCGTCGTTCCGTAGATCTTTTGCTTGATATTAAGAAGATACCAGAGGTTAATCAATTATCCTATGATCCGATTAATGGTTTGCGCATTGGTGCGGCGGTTCCCTGCTATAAGATTTATGAGCAAGCAGAGATCGCCACGGCATATCCCGGGTTAATCGATGCCGTGTCGTTGATCGGGGGCATACAAATCCAGGGGAGGGCTACTTTAGGGGGAAATTTATGTAACGCCTCTCCGGCGGCGGATACAATTCCGGCACTTATTGTACTCCAGGCCACCTGTCTTATTGCAGGGCCCCAGGGAACCCGAGAGGTTCCCGTCGAACGGTTTTGTACCGGCCCCGGAAGGACGATCCTTCAAAGGGGTGAATTTCTCCTTTCCTTTCATCTTCCTCCTCCACAGAAGCATTCCGGTGCCCGCTATCTCCGTTTCATTCCAAGAAATGAAATGGATATCGCCGTGGTCGGTGTAGGGGCATCGGCGGTATTGAATGAGGCTCATACCCGATTTGTTTCAGCCCGCATAGCTTTGGGAGCCGTTGCCCCCACGCCACTTTTGGCAGTTGAGGCGGGGGAGATTCTGGCCGGGAAAGAGATTTCAGAAGAAAACATCCAGCGGGCTGCTGAAGCAGCTCAAGCCATAGCCCGTCCCATCAGTGATATGCGAGGAACCGCAGCGTATAGACGACATCTGGTCGGTGTATTAACTCGTCGTGCACTCCAGGGAGCTATTCAACGAGCAAAGAAGGAGGCGTGA
- a CDS encoding ABC transporter ATP-binding protein, producing MVIDVELRNVTKRFDRTTAVDNLSLQVHKGEFFSLLGPSGCGKTTTLRLIAGFEIPTEGEILINNQIVNHKRPYERNVNTVFQNYALFPHLTVAENIAFGLERKKLPRTEIRQRVAEALELVQLTGLDHRYPKQLSGGQQQRVALARAIVLKPQVLLLDEPLGALDLKLRKEMQLELKNLQHQVGITFIYVTHDQEEALTMSDRIAVLNQGRLEQLGSPEEIYEYPKTRFVADFIGISNFFKGKITGNTGQRLEVETEDGLIVKLPKEDQLKIGEKVHFSVRPERMWLRSEMSSKNGENQFPGFIERKIYTGNATHFIVSLSYTQKVTVLLQKGDRESQSGPWTVGDKVWISWKPEDSIILKD from the coding sequence ATGGTTATAGATGTCGAATTAAGGAATGTCACCAAGCGGTTTGACCGCACAACCGCTGTGGATAACCTCTCTTTACAGGTCCATAAAGGTGAGTTTTTTTCCCTTTTAGGACCTAGTGGATGCGGTAAAACCACCACCCTACGCCTCATTGCCGGCTTTGAAATCCCTACCGAAGGCGAGATCCTCATCAATAACCAGATTGTGAATCATAAGCGGCCGTATGAAAGGAATGTCAATACCGTATTTCAGAATTATGCTTTATTTCCTCATCTGACCGTAGCCGAGAATATCGCCTTCGGTCTGGAACGCAAAAAATTACCCCGTACAGAAATCCGTCAACGGGTGGCAGAAGCCTTGGAGCTGGTGCAATTAACAGGTCTTGATCATAGGTATCCGAAACAATTAAGTGGTGGGCAACAGCAGCGAGTGGCACTGGCACGTGCCATTGTGCTTAAGCCACAGGTGTTACTCCTCGATGAACCTCTAGGGGCCTTGGATCTCAAATTGAGAAAAGAAATGCAGCTAGAGTTAAAAAACCTTCAACACCAGGTTGGAATTACTTTTATTTATGTGACCCATGATCAAGAAGAAGCCCTAACCATGTCGGATCGGATCGCCGTCCTGAATCAAGGACGACTTGAGCAACTGGGATCTCCTGAAGAGATCTATGAATATCCTAAAACCCGATTTGTGGCCGATTTTATCGGAATATCAAATTTCTTCAAAGGGAAAATCACTGGTAATACCGGGCAAAGACTGGAAGTGGAAACAGAAGATGGACTTATTGTGAAGCTACCCAAAGAGGATCAGTTGAAAATCGGGGAGAAAGTTCATTTTTCGGTCCGACCGGAAAGAATGTGGCTGAGGTCGGAAATGTCTTCTAAAAATGGTGAAAACCAATTCCCCGGTTTTATCGAACGAAAGATTTATACAGGAAATGCTACCCATTTCATTGTATCGCTTTCTTATACTCAAAAAGTTACGGTGTTGTTGCAAAAAGGAGATCGAGAAAGTCAAAGCGGGCCCTGGACAGTAGGGGATAAGGTCTGGATCTCGTGGAAACCGGAAGATAGTATCATTTTGAAAGACTAA
- a CDS encoding ABC transporter permease: protein MKRFRHQLLVFFNHHPSLSLLSLLGPSLFWLGVFFLVPLLIIFLYSFLQKGPYGGILYQFTLENYRRFLDPLYLTILIRSFKLALMTTGICLVTGYPIAYRIAFAGKKWKNTLLVLIILPFWTSFLIRTYAWMLLLRDTGLINQLLLKFHIVREPLKLLYTEGAVLVGMVYGFLPFMVLPLYASIEKLDKTLLEAAEDLGATPFWRFLKVTLPLTLPGVIAGSILVFIPSVAAFVTPDLLGGAKTMMMGSLIQNQFGPARDWPFGSAISLVLMILVLISVFIYLRVTKEYE from the coding sequence ATGAAAAGATTCAGACACCAACTCCTCGTCTTTTTCAACCATCATCCTTCCTTGAGCCTGTTGAGCTTACTGGGTCCTTCCTTGTTTTGGCTGGGTGTTTTTTTTCTGGTTCCCCTGCTTATTATCTTTCTTTACAGTTTCCTCCAAAAAGGTCCCTATGGAGGAATTCTATACCAGTTTACCCTGGAGAATTATCGCAGGTTTCTGGATCCCCTTTATCTGACCATCCTGATCAGATCCTTCAAACTGGCTCTGATGACAACTGGGATATGTTTGGTAACCGGTTACCCTATCGCCTATCGAATCGCCTTTGCCGGTAAGAAATGGAAAAATACCCTTTTGGTTCTCATCATTTTACCTTTCTGGACCAGTTTCCTGATTCGGACCTATGCCTGGATGCTACTGCTTCGAGATACTGGTCTCATCAATCAGTTGCTGCTGAAGTTTCATATCGTCCGGGAACCTTTAAAATTGCTCTATACTGAAGGAGCTGTTTTAGTGGGGATGGTCTATGGCTTTCTCCCCTTTATGGTCCTTCCGCTGTATGCTTCTATTGAAAAACTGGATAAAACCCTTTTGGAAGCTGCGGAAGACCTGGGGGCGACTCCGTTTTGGCGATTTTTAAAGGTAACCCTTCCGTTGACCCTTCCGGGAGTTATCGCCGGGTCTATTCTGGTTTTTATACCTTCTGTAGCAGCCTTTGTGACCCCCGACTTATTAGGTGGAGCCAAAACCATGATGATGGGAAGTCTTATCCAGAATCAATTCGGTCCCGCACGGGATTGGCCTTTCGGCTCGGCAATCTCCCTGGTTCTGATGATTCTGGTCCTTATTTCCGTGTTTATCTACTTAAGAGTGACAAAGGAATATGAATAA
- a CDS encoding biotin/lipoate A/B protein ligase family protein, which yields MNIEAARCWRLILDSGDIDGYLHMAIDEAILWSCQEGQAPPTLRFYTWDHPTLSVGYSQKVSKEFDITTCQKLKYPVVRRITGGRAVLHDQEVTYSVVISQVDPLFSRGVLQAYRNLATGLLRGCRILGINAQMTPKPREKPLQSHRSPVCFSSASWYEILVEGKKLIGSAQKRFQNALLQQGSILMGFNPQRWVDILRVKSTTLLEQLVCHTTSIKDHIPEGVSRERVISAMIRGFEQVHGITFQETGLTVLEWERAHYLYRTKYSQDTWNYRF from the coding sequence TTGAATATAGAGGCTGCGCGATGTTGGAGGCTCATTTTAGATAGCGGAGATATAGATGGCTATCTCCATATGGCCATCGATGAGGCTATTTTGTGGTCTTGTCAGGAGGGTCAGGCCCCTCCTACTTTACGATTTTATACGTGGGATCACCCGACGCTTTCCGTTGGCTACTCTCAGAAGGTTTCTAAGGAATTCGATATTACAACATGTCAGAAGTTAAAATATCCTGTTGTCCGCCGAATTACAGGCGGAAGGGCTGTTTTACATGATCAAGAAGTTACCTACAGCGTTGTGATCTCCCAGGTAGATCCGCTTTTTTCAAGAGGCGTTCTACAAGCCTATCGTAACCTGGCAACCGGTCTACTTAGAGGATGTAGAATACTCGGTATAAATGCTCAAATGACTCCAAAACCCCGAGAGAAACCCCTTCAATCCCATAGATCACCCGTATGCTTTTCTTCTGCTTCCTGGTACGAAATCCTGGTAGAAGGAAAAAAGCTTATCGGAAGTGCCCAAAAACGATTCCAGAATGCCTTGCTACAGCAAGGATCCATCTTGATGGGATTTAATCCACAACGCTGGGTGGATATTTTACGTGTTAAATCTACAACCCTTCTCGAGCAGCTTGTTTGCCATACTACTTCGATAAAGGACCATATCCCGGAGGGTGTTTCTCGGGAAAGGGTTATCTCGGCCATGATAAGAGGTTTTGAACAGGTCCATGGGATAACTTTTCAGGAAACAGGCTTGACCGTATTAGAATGGGAACGGGCTCATTATCTTTATCGTACAAAATATTCTCAGGATACCTGGAATTATCGATTTTAA